TCCTAGATTATATAACCACGATTATTTATAAGTAAATATTCATGTAACCACATTATTTCCATACTCCCTCCTCTCCATAACATAAGACACGTAATTATACGTGCAGTTAACTCTATAAAAATTCGACCACTTTTATACGACGAGGTATATGAATTGAGTTTGTGGGAGTTACATATTCGTCTTGCAGAATAATTGTATGCCAGTTAGCTTTACAAGTAtataaatttcaaaatttaggAGTTTTGCCTGCACGTATTTATGTATCTTTTAACCGGTATCGGAAAAAAAGTTACTATCAAAGTGTATGTAACACGGTCATGCTCAAAAAATTATGTATTAACGCAAGAAGGTGGTAATACATGGCGAAGATCTTTTGGGGGCTGGTCGAGTACACATTTTCAACGTTTTTTTGTTCGGGTAGAATTTCCCTTAACCTGGTCCAGTGCAGaacattttgttgttgttgatgatgcCAAAGTATAACTGTTCTTCTTGTCCCATGACAGATGTATTTGCTTGCACCGAGTGTGGCAAGAATGGAGGGACACATGATCACGACTCAACGAGGCGGTGGGGGATGAAACGGAAGATAAACTTGTGTGTCCGGCCTCCGATCCTGTGACGTTCGGAAACCCTGTCTGCTAGTATCAACTATCTCCACCCTCCGATGACCGATCCAGCGGCCATACAACGGCGAAGAAAGGCAGAGGAGGAAAGAGATCGTGGCAGATCATAAATACGCACGTGCTTGCTGAGTGAATCAAATCAAACTTGGATCACGAGTTTGGTCATGGGTTGGCTATCCGTTGGCTATAGCGGGCTCGCGCCAGCGGCAGTATGCGGCCCCACTTTATTCGTCCGCTGATTGTTAATTCCGTTCCAACAACTAATCCTGGTTTGAAGCCGGTGACGTTCATCTAAGCACGAGGTtcgcctgcctgcctgcacATCGTTTCAGAGATATAGAGGTTAACTTGCACGCCAAGAACAAACCAATCCACCGAGGCAGATTCACCCTACTCCACACTAATGtcctccctccgttcctaaatactcgctccgatcctaaattattgttaaaatattacatgtatctagacgctttttaagaataaatacatccatatttggacaaatttgagtcaagaatttagaatcagagggagtacttgtcgtgcaaaatttgcactaaaatcacgacaagtatttaggaacggaagaAGTGGTACAATATCATGTAACTGAATATAAGAGATCAAACCAAGTTGTTAACTTCAGGCTGACCGttcgaaagaaaaatgaacttcaggcaggcaggcaggcagaaCGTTACGTACGAAAAACCGTACTTCCGGCAGGCAAAGGGAaggtaaagaaaaaaaaacctgatAGAATCAGCAGATTTCGCAATTTCGCCAACCTGTAGCCGCTGCCTGCACTACGAATCACGAGATGAATCCCTCCAGCATCAAGTCCATATCAGCCTTTATTCCGGCTCCCCCGGGCGTGCCTGCTCATGAATcacgaggagaggagagaaaatCGGAACATATCGACTATGCTTCGATCCTCATCCGCAGCGTGATCTTATCTTTTTCAGCAACGTACACACACACGCCGCTGCAGGCCGGGGTGCAGCCGTGCAGGAGTGCTAGTTGCAGCAGCAGTATATACTTTGACGCGTCGTCCTGCGTACGTGGCGTGGTGCCACTTGGGGACTGACTGACTCGGTGGTGTATCACGGAGACGGGGAGCAGGACAGCGACGCGCAGCCCGGCCCAGGTCGTTCCACACTTGTCGTACGTGTCCGCCATCCCACGGGCCCGAAGATCATACCGCGTGAGCGAGCTAGGTCGGCGACATACGGCCGGACGACTAAACTAGTCACGTAGCCCGGCAACGTGCGGAGATTTTTAATTGTTTGCGTACCagtatgcattttttttgctgcgCTACGAAAACTCTGAAAAAGAAAGGTCGAGTCTCGCTTTCGCGGGCGCGGCCAGCTAGCTTAGCTGCTGCCACATGCGTCGACATGCATGAGTGCGGCGTTGAAATCCGCTGCAAGGGAAGGGATTTCATTGGCGATGTGCGCTTTGTTTTTGGTCGCGACCGTCCGCCATGCGCCAACATGTGCGTTGACGATTTCGGTTTGTTCTTCTCACAAGGTTCGAGTTAATTTTGTGTAACGTATCGGTGTCATGCGACGAAAGAAACGAAAGTAAACGGAGGAGATGGATCGAGTCAGCCGTGGCTGTGCCGCggaggctgcggcagcggAGAGGTGCCTCCAGGATTCCAGGGGCGCAGGGCCGGCGGCTACGTACGTACGAACCGGTCGGATGCAAAACAAATTTGGTTTAAACCGTCGATATGGACTAAAGCGCCCTCTCATAAGTCGTGCTGTGACCACAATCACAGCCAGAATGTAAGAGGTGGAAGCCGATGATAAGTTGTGCAACCAAAAGGGATATTTATGTTGTCTGGGAACCTGGCACGGTGGCATGCCATTGTATGCAAGAGACAATACgacaaagaaaaatcagaggGATCGAGACACTACTTGCAGGTTTTGCCGCCACGGACTACGTACAAACCTGTTTGTTTCACAACATCGATAAAAAGAGAGGATAAAATGCCCTCTCACAGGTCAGTGTTGAGTAGTGGAGTCATTAGTAGTACCACAAAGCCGACCAAGGGCAGAAAACTTAACCTGTAGAGAGAGTAATAAGCTAGAGATGTTTTCCTTATTCACTTTTCTTGAATTCTCCTCTTTATTTTTACTGTGGTGCCATGTGGACAAGACCACTGTCACGTCATGTATCAAACCGTTTCGGTGAGAAGAGAGACCAAATATGTCTAGTTTTAAAATATGCATGAGAGATCGGGTCCGGTGGTATTCGAGTCGAGGGGGAAAATGCCAGTTCAGAGCTCAATTTTTTTCTGCGTTTCAGATGAAACTATCGGTTCATTATGACGCGTGATAACCGATTGTCGTACTCCAGGATTCCATTCGTAGTCTTGTCAACTCGCTATACAAATTCCGTAGAAAGAAAAGTCTACTTCAAGAACCCTGTAGGCGAAGATCCTGATTGGCAGCAGAGCCTGGCCAAACACTCAACACTCCTTGACAGGTGGCCGTCAGTTCATATATCTTTACGAACCGTTGCGCCGTGTGGTCACGGAGCAAACAGGCTGCTGGTACTCCAAATTGCAGAATCACCCAGGAAAATCGATCAAAATTCATCACCAGATCGAATCTGCATACGTGCAAAAGCAAGCATATGAGAGAAGGTTGATCGATCGAACTTGCTCTCCTTTCAGCTGATCGAGCTGATCGCTCCCCCAGTTGATTAATTATTTACTCTTTCGGCCTTAATTTTGACAAGTGCGGCAGCCCGCGACCGGGCGTCTAGCGTAACAGTTAAAGCTGCCGCGTGTTTCCAAGGTTAGCCGGAGTTTTGGGATGGTAAATAATTTAGACAACACGCAAAAAGtcacgaggaagacgacgtgTAACGACCACAACATGcacatgccatgcatgcacgtttcttcctttttcttctcgtTCCAACTTCTTCCTACCACGCACGGCAAGCAGATGACGAAGCTTTAGCTTTTGGTAATTTTAATCATGACATGGTGACACATGCAACGGTCAAAGACAGTTCTGAAGAAGCCGCTTTGAACATCAGTAAGCTAGCAAGGTGTCCCGCGCAGATACATCTTTATAACTTTTTAGATTTTTAGAAAACATATGTATTGccatattattaaaaaaaacactaaccAATGATAGGTGTATATCATTCATGTGTGATATAGAGCAATTAGTTGTTTGTAAGATCTGAcatgtgtgtttgtgtttgtgaGAAACACATCTTAATGTGGTGGTGAAGTCGTGGGTGCATAACTCCATCCATGAGGGTTCAAATCCTGGTGCTCGTAATTATGTTGTAGGGTTTCTCTTACAACTTTTACATGAAATGGAAAAACGTGTCGTGTTTGTATAGACATTGGAGTAATACATTCGAATAAAGTAAGTACATCTACAAAAGTAGAATTAACCAACTTGACTACACCTATAAATATGGAAGTATATCATGTTATATTTTGGACATGAAacaacattttatttttatgtgaTTTTAGCTTGCAAAGAATGTGGACCAGTTGTTCGATTGTTCACGTTTGTATTAGACTTATCATTGCAATTCGGCAAGCTCTTCATCATATGTCGTTGACATGAAGTCTTGCCTAAGATTCTCATaacttgtcaaaataaaaaggtgTTTGTTTCCCGAAACCGTAGCCAAATCTGTTCCAAAAAAGCATTCGCATCACACCGCTCGCAATTAGGATCGGGAGTTAGAGTTAGCACGGATTTGATTCTTtggggagaaaagaaaatacccGGTTGCAAGGAGGACTTGAGTGGCGGCTGGTGCATCTTGGTCTAGCCGTAATGGAGTTGATTTTACCATAGCATATTGGGCCTAGCCGGCTAGGTGGGTCTTAAACCAATTGAAAGCCCAATAAACACATACCCCTTCATTAAATCTAAACCATTAGATATAAAATCTAACGGTCAAATTAATTGAAGTGATGTGGCTCAACCCGGAGGCTCCCCCGGTACCCTTAAttttgcttttagtatataatagatacgTGGCTGTCAAATTATTGTTTTGTAATTTGTTCATTATTTGTTACCAcatctgttcctaaatatgaGAAGCGCTAACTTTTTATTAAGTCAAATTTTCTTAAAGTTTATAGATAAATGCATCAACATTTATATATATCAAATAattatactatgaaaatatttaATAATAAtgattttaataaaaaataacTTAGAGTCGTATGTGTATTCTATAACATTGATCAGAGTTGAAGTAATTTAAATTAGGACAGTTATGatttcttacatttaggagcAGGATAATATACTTAATTTTTGAAAACAGTCTTTGTTTTTCCATACATTCGCATCaagacaaataaaataaacacgGCGCATACATTACATGATACTTgtacaaaaacacaaacagTGTGAAGGGTACTTTCCCCCATTTATACACCGGGCACACATATAAACAAACTCAACAGCACGAAAAAAGAATTCCTTTATTCGGTGGCCAAAGAATTCTTAAACAGACGATGGACAAACTACGTACTTAACCAATGATCGATCATCACAAAGTGCATAGATAGCCCAGTTGATTAACCAGTTACCCTGGTCGAAGCAGCAGCTAATTAACGGGGCGTAGAATAGCAATGACAAACAAATAGTTAATCCACGGGCGTGCACGTGGAGAAGTACGCAGTAATAGGGCGCGCGGAGcgatttcttctttctcctctcccGGCCGGTACGTTTCATCACGCAAATTCTTCAGTTGAGGTGGAGCACGGGGCTGCTGACAGCGAGCCACGGCGCGCCATGATCAGCTGCTTCCACTGGCTTGCCACCAATCCCGTTCTCCTTTGGCGCAAAATAAGGCCCCGGGTAGTACGGGTCAGCCGCGGCGAGCctgctcttcctcttctccaggAACCTCTGCAGCGACGCCTTCCTCGCCATCGGCAtctctgaagaagaagaagaaacgaaCACACATGTTGTACAGTCAGTCAGTTCGTTCGTTGTATGGACGCACGTAGTGCCTGgggtttttgttttgtccTGTCGAGAAGTCCAGACACAGTACGAAGTACTACTACGATCGGTACCTGACAAGAAAGGCTCCGCCTGCGAGTTATGGTAATTGACGGGCTCGGAGCCGGCGTCGGAGGCTTCGAAGGAGCCGGCGAGCTGCAGCAGTTCCTTGGCCTTCTCGGCGGGGAAATCGTCGAACACCATCGTCCTCCCGCCGTAGAAGATGGTCAGCTGCGCCTTCTCAGGCCACATCCTAATTAAGAACAGCAACATCAAAAGAAAGCTCACAACTTTTAGCACGGAGTACTAATTCCAAGAACATCCGACATGATCTGTCCTTGCAAACTGGAAGACGCAAGAGAACTCCCGTTTCCCGACATGATCCCATAATAAACTTACTTACATATCATGAGTAAATTGCGCATAGACGTACCTTAGGTCCTGCGAGTCCTTGAGTGTGCCGGCCTGCTGGGGGAAGAGCTCCATGGTCCTCCTCTCCTGGGGCGCCGCCCCGAAACCatcagcggcggccggcatgAAGTCTATGGTCAcggccggcgaggcggcggcagcagcgcctTGCTCCTTCATGAACTGCCGCAGCAGGCCGCACGTCGCGGCGAacctgctgccgccggccttAGCTGAAGCCGCCTGCTGCTCAGCTCCCATGTTTCAAGCAAAGAAAACTTTCAAAACTCACAGCAAAAATTCCGTACAGCCTGCCTGCCTGCGGTTGCTTCTCGGAGACGAGACGAGACGCGGGATGTTTAATTGCCCGGGGCCGGGAGGGGTGAGGTCGTAGGTTAAGACCACCACGCCCCACTTCTTTTTTGGACAGTACAGCTGGAGGAGTAAAGAATAGGCCTAATTTCCGTTTCCCGGGAAGGAAAGCGGCACGTGAAAGGCGAgggccggggaggaggaggaggactggaggagacggccggagaagaagaagaagtgtgGTTATATCCGTCCCTCGCTAGCTGCACCGCACGTCTCTCTGGCTGGCTTCGGCGACGGTTTTTAGTTTGGCCGTGTTTCTGCTTTTGTTTCTGCTGCTAGCTGCTCTGGAATTCAAGGATACCGAAGCGCGCGTGTGTATTTGTGGGGTTGTCGTGCATGTGGCATGTGCTGTGCGCGGCCCTGGTTTGCCCGGTTGTGGCGCGCCGCGGCGTCAGAGGGGGAAAAGGGAAAGGAGGGGAAATGAAATGCCCGTTTGGGTTTCGGGTTAAATTTGGCGCACGGGCGATTTCTCCCCAGGCTACGGTTACGCACGCGAACGTCATGGGCCATGGCCACTGGCGTGGCAGGGTCCCATGCTCGACCGCTTTGGTCGGTTTTTCTTCGCCACGCCGGGTTCGATCTTGTTATTTTCCTGGAAGAGCGGCGTTGGCTGCTCGGCTTGACAAATGTCCAAGAAAATTGTTCTCAGTTGTTGGTGCACACGTAcactttttttagggaatgttgacatggaggagatggaggacAGACACAAAAGGTGCTCCTAGAAAATTAGCGTCTTCGCAGAAAAAAACTGATGGTTGTAAGTTGTAAGTGACATAATTTTCATGACTCGCGATAGTACGTAACATGAACAGCCAATGGGATGCAATGGACGTGCAAAGGTGATGGGTAACTGCACGCCAAGCCACACTGGCATACTCTACCGCGTACTTCGTCGAAGGAAAGTTCAAAAGGTATGCGAGCTGATTATGGAATCGGGACAGtggggcatgcatgcatgccgacgaagaaaaaaaaaatccaattaTTTCGCTTGGGATTAGCCCCCGTCGTCGGTCGAAACACGGCCCAaggaatgaatgaatgatgcTCTATCCGcggctgacatgtgggccaccGCGGCGCCTCTCAGTGTCAACTGCACGCCACGGCAGCAAGCTTTGCAAGCCTACGAACTGGGCGAGAAAGTTCATCGGACGGACGCTTAGCTTCTGGTCGTTGACGCGTAGTCCCGGCCCCGGCTCACTTTCggcatctagctagctagctaggaggaATTAAAGAACAAGGCAAAGACAAGGAAGGAAAAGGGGTTGCGACTTGCGAGGAGTATACTCAGCTAGTGGATCGAGTGCGTGCACGTCGTACCTGTAACATATTGTGACCCAACCACTCGGTGCAAAGCATGGGTGTACATAGATTAATTATGAGATCAGTTTGGCTCCATCCTGTTCTTTTTTGTTAAGACATCAACAAAGTACGCACGCGTAGAGATCAGCTTGGCTCCATTTTGTTAAGACATCAACAAAGCAGTGCAGGCACACGTCCCCCGCTCCCGCTAATCAATATATCAATTCAAGTCCGCGTACGTACGTGGAGTGGTTGCATATTGTACATACACGTCCCCCGCTCCCGCTAATCAATCAACCCGGCGCGCGGCATCATTGAGATTTGAGCTGTTCTTTACAGAAAAACgaaaagctagctagcccaaGGGCCATGGCTGCGGGGATACGCCTCGGAGACGTTGGGGGCGTCGCCGAACGCGGACAATTAACCTGCCTCGCCGCCTTCGTAACGGGCTTCCGATCTGGCCTCTGTAGGGCACACGCGACGACGCGAACGCCGCGGGAACATTCGCCAAGTTCCAGAGAGAACCAAAACTCGTGTGCTCGCGTATCTTGAGCACTATCCGGTTCGACCAAGGAAACGGAAATTGCCCGTGCCGGAAACGCGGTCCAGAGCGACGCTGTGGTTTGGCCGTGTGGGGCAACAAGTCTTTGCCCAAAAGGATAGTGTTTCGGCCTCACGAGTCCCTGAGACAGAGTTTACGTGTAGTACAGTACGTACCCAGGATCCGTTTCCCGTACGTCGTTTATTTTCCCCTTCGTCCCACGCTAtaccggcggcggtggtgtggGCGTCGCCGAACGGGAGATGCTCAGATGCCTGCTTTGCCTATTCGGGCTGGCTTCCGGCACGCGAACGCGCTCCGGGAACATTCTCCAGCTCTCCGGAAGTGTACGTCCAGAGAGAACATGAAGGAATACGGTGCTCTCGCGCGTACGTGTGCATGATCTCCGATCTCGTATCTATCTGGTTCGTGTCAGGACAACGGAAATCGCCCGTGCCTGCCGGAAACGCATCGAGATTTCAGAGTGCGCCTGGTTTGGCCCGTGTTCGGCTAGCTGGCGAGGCTCCTAACCTTCGATACGACAGTGTTTCGGAATTCTGGCGAAAGGAATGATGCACATGTGATAAAATCGACCGAAATCAACTGTCAACTGTGGGATGTTTCGTGATACTGTACATGCTAGCGGCGGCTAGATAGGTAGCTAGCTCGCGGATCATTTATTGCGGATTGACAAAGACCGGCGGTTCTGATGGTATCTAGCTAGCTCACTCGATGGTTATTTGCTTTGGATCGAATCTCCTTCTCCTGTACGAACGGTCCAACGTGCGGTGCAAGGACAATAAATCCCGTACGTCGTCATATATGGAACCAAAGGTACATTACTCCTACTGGACAAGAATGGTAGTGCCTATGAGTCCTTAATTAAGAGTTGAACAGCTGGACAGGCCTCTAATTAACCGACTGAAACTCTGCTTATCTTGATCAGAGCTTTTCGATCGTCCAATTTAAAGATCTCCACGTTTTTCTCTAGAAAAAGCAAATGATATTCACGTACTGCTATATATCACCGCTATCCCACTTTTTTCCGCGAGTCAAAATTGCGAATGGACGGGCACGAGCACGAATTAAGCTTTTTCTCCTCGTGTCCCGTTGTCC
This is a stretch of genomic DNA from Brachypodium distachyon strain Bd21 chromosome 1, Brachypodium_distachyon_v3.0, whole genome shotgun sequence. It encodes these proteins:
- the LOC100828261 gene encoding protein TIFY 11c, whose protein sequence is MGAEQQAASAKAGGSRFAATCGLLRQFMKEQGAAAAASPAVTIDFMPAAADGFGAAPQERRTMELFPQQAGTLKDSQDLRMWPEKAQLTIFYGGRTMVFDDFPAEKAKELLQLAGSFEASDAGSEPVNYHNSQAEPFLSEMPMARKASLQRFLEKRKSRLAAADPYYPGPYFAPKENGIGGKPVEAADHGAPWLAVSSPVLHLN